One window of Ammospiza nelsoni isolate bAmmNel1 chromosome 12, bAmmNel1.pri, whole genome shotgun sequence genomic DNA carries:
- the FITM2 gene encoding acyl-coenzyme A diphosphatase FITM2, producing MERLERSGRWLRAALARGPLRRRLPALLLAIAVLGSALKDSDLVPDTPLQNKRNPLNVYFVKVAWAWTLWLLLPFITLTTYELGRSKLLYGRTRSALLVLRRLGALLVGTAVWYLCTELFIFIENLTGECSLQGQPSQPGQPPRLYASKRECQRDSGVWSGFDISGHCFLLSYCAMMILEELAVLEALAIEHSSKLRVVINVLLVSLCSLTMIWVFMFLCTALYFHDFSQKLLGVLIGLAAWYGTYRYWYLKPFSPGLPLPNIPLSSKKYSYSR from the exons ATGGAGCGGCTGGAGCGGAGCGGGCGCTGGCTGCGGGCCGCGCTGGCCCGCGGGCCGCtgcgccgccgcctccccgcgCTGCTGCTCGCCATCGCCGTGCTCGGCTCCGCGCTCAAGGACAGCGACCTGGTGCCCGACACGCCGCTGCAGAACAAGCGCAACCCGCTCAACGT ATACTTCGTGAAGGTGGCCTGGGCTTGGactctgtggctgctgctgcccttcatCACCCTCACCACGTACGAGCTGGGCCGGAGCAAGCTCCTGTACGGCCGCACGCGGAGCGCGCTGCTGGTGCTGCGGCGCCTGGGGGCCCTGCTGGTGGGCACGGCCGTGTGGTACCTGTGCACTGAGCTCTTCATCTTCATAGAGAACCTCACAGGggagtgctccctgcagggccagcccagccagccagGCCAGCCCCCCCGGCTGTACGCCTCCAAGCGCGAGTGCCAGCGGGACAGCGGCGTCTGGAGCGGCTTCGACATCTCGGGGCACTGCTTCCTGCTCTCCTACTGTGCCATGATGatcctggaggagctggctgtgctggaggcgCTGGCCATAGAGCACAGCTCCAAGCTGAGGGTGGTGATCAACGTGCTGCTGGTTTCCCTGTGTTCCCTCACCATGATCTGGGTGTTCATGTTCCTCTGTACTGCCCTGTATTTCCATGACTTCAGCCAAAAGCTTCTCGGTGTGCTGATAGGTCTGGCAGCTTGGTATGGGACATACAGGTATTGGTATTTAAAGCCCTTTTCTCCTGGACTACCTCTTCCAAATATACCTTTGAGTTCAAAGAAATACAGCTATAGCAGATAA